ACCCAGAACTGCAACAAAGAACTGAGTAGATCCTGCACTTCCTCAGGCAGGGAGATGGTGAGGATTCCTAGTAAAAGCAATTACAACAGATTGGATCTCCGAGGATCTACGCCCCCTCAGGGCACCTCATTTTCCAGTTACTCTAAGGATTGAGTTAGCTCAGGACAAACCCTCCCCCCCTCGGAATAATGCTTTCAAATCAAAAAAAGCTACATTTCAGCTAAAGATGAGTGGAAACAAGGACGTAATTTTCCCATCTATATCCAAGGACCCTGGAAAAATCTATCCATCCAAAGCCTCCCAGGGATTCCATGGATCCCAGATGAAGAACCCTGATTCAGACAAACTCCCGAATAATAAATCTGTAAACATGTAATCAAGATTAATTCAGGTATTGAGGGCCGGCGTCTGACCCTCGAGGCTTTCAGTGTCTGTCAGAAATCATGTGGGCGAGGGGAGGCACTTGTGGACTCCCCCTTGAGTAGGGAATGCTATGAAGGACCCAGCAaggctccccacccccacctcttgCCATCCTTACTCGACTGGTCAGCTCCCGGTTCAGAATCTTCACATGATTCATCAGTGAGGAGGTTTCCTTCCCATTGATTTTTCGGATGTTGGGGAGCAGGGAGGAGATCTTGTAATTGTCATTGACCTGGGGGTGAATATGGACAAGCTCAGGACCCAGCGGTCTCTGCACCAGTGCAAACCCCAAGGTACCAAGTCCCAGTAGCAGAGGGCATGGGACCCATTCTCCCCCCTCCCGAGCCCCGTCCGATTCACGCTGGAGCAAACTGAGGCCTGGTGTCTTAAAGAGCTCCCCCAGGCCCCGCAGCCACTGCTCGGTTCTCCTTTCTACCAGACCGTGCCGCTCTGCTACGGGCACGGGCTGTGAGGGTAGAGATGAGGGTCTCCTCCTGGGAGCTCTCCTCCAGGGCTTGGCACAGGGGGCCACCTCTCGTGCCAGACCCTGCTTCTGAAAGATCAGCTGTGCCCATTTCTGGAAcgtctccctctcttccttgccTGACCCCCATCCCAACCCCCAGCGCCCTCCTTCCGAGTCGCTGTACTTATTTATCCGGAATATTCCTTTTTCCACAGTGCCCCTTCTATAAAccgtaagctccttgagggcaggggctgtttgGTTCTCTGTGTGGCTCACAGTTCACAGGGCTGAGTAACCCAGAGCTAAAAGGGTCTCAAAGCAAACACGCATTAAGCCCCTTCTCCATGTCGGGTGTCACGCTAAGTGCTGGGGgtagaaacaaaggcaaaagagGCTTTTTGTCAAGTGTCGTGGGGGCGGCCCCGCTCAACTACACGCAACCCGCCTTGGCCCCCACACCCTGGATGAGTCCGATTAGGAGAGGGgagtttccatatttgtaaaatgagccaatcGGATCATTAAGAGCCAGAGGGGGGATCTGAATCCGGGTCCTCCTCCGGCTCACCGTCAGGTATAAGTTGTCCTCGAAGTCCACCTCCTCCAGCGCCGAGAACTGCTGCAGCGGCGTCACGTCCTCCAGCTGGTTGTTGGAGCACTTGAGCACCTGCAGGCAGGGCAGGTCCAGGCCCTCGGGCACCCTCTCCAGCAGGTTGTCCGACAGGTCCAGCTCCTTCAGCTGCTTCATGCGATTGAGGAGTTTGAGGTCCAGGTCTTTTGTCCGGAGCTGGAGGTTTGACAAACTGGAAGGGAAAGGGGGGCTCGAGGGAGGCGGGCTCCCGGATCCAGCACTTTCTGCCGCACGGCCAATGCGCTTCCCGCGGAGGGAGCCCCTTGCTAGGACGCCTCGTCCCGTCCTTGGGGCCCCGACTGCTCGCGTGGGGATGATGGGGAATGAGGGGGACAAATGTCAGGAGCACCTTGGAACGcttcatggggggggggggggggcagggacaGGGAGGAGTGTGCCCTGGCCCTTCCCTGCAGCGGAGGCTCGAAGCCCGGGGACCCCTCTTCTGGCTCCCCGTGACCCGACGGGCAGCTGACCCCCGCTGAGGCAGCGGGCAGACGGAGCACGGGGCACAGCAAGGAGGGATGCGGGGCTCTGGGAGGCGGCACCAAAGGcccagagaggagaggaggagcagcGGGCGGACCCGGCGCCAGTGGCAATAGCAGCACCCCTAGTGCCCAGGCTAAGGGCAGCGGGCAGCGGGCTCCAGCACCTCTAGTACCCATGTTAACAGCAGCAGGCAGAGGGCACCTTCCCAACCTTCCTGGCACCTGTGCCCAGAGCAGCCCCGGGGTCAGCGGCTTGAGCTGCGCAGGCGCAGGAGCAGGGCAGAGCTAGGGACAGCACAGCAGAGAGAGGAGTAGTAGCGTGAAGGGAAACCGGGGCAGGTGAGGGGGCGGGGCACAGACGCGCTGTCGCCGGGACAACGGAAGCAGCTGGAAGAGAGCAGGCACACAACACCTGGCAAAAGGCCGCGGGCACGCACGCGCACGCCGGCGCCACACTGACGCAAGCACAACGTGCACATTAAGGCACCAGGCAGACGAATGGGAGCACGCACGCGCACAAACTCCACACTAACACTCGTTAATGCGCACGCACACGCGCGCCCACCCCACCCCCGCACGCTCGCGTACACGCGTGTACACAGGGGCGCGCACGCGCGCCCTCGCCCCGTCTTACTCGAGCTTCTTGATCCTGCCGAGCCGGTCGGACTTGGGGTGCCCCCTCTGCAGCAGCAGCGGGGTTTTGAGTCTGCCCATGGCCGCCGGCCCGCGCGGGCGCACGCTGCTCCCCTGCCGCGAGGCCCGCTTTGCCCACGCCGGTTGCTGCCTGGGGCTGGCCGCGCGAGGTCCCCCGGAGCGGGGGCGACGCTGGGACTCGGAACAACGGCCTCGGTCTGGTGGTTCGCGCCGGAAAGGTTCGCGCGGCGTCGGCCGGAAGAGGGCCCGGCCGAGCAGGATCCCACGTGTCCTGACCCCGCGGGACTACCTCTCCCAGCGGCCTCCGCGGCCCGCGCCTGCGCACCCGCCCCGCTGAGGCTGCCCTCCCGGCGGCGCTCAGGACGTCTGcatggcggcggcggcggcaggtGAAGAGAGCCGAGGCGACCGCGGCGCGCGGCCCCGAGATTGCGGCTGCAAAGGGGTCCGGAGCTGCCTGCTGTGCGAGCGCGAGCGGGGCGGAGGCGTGTCTGGAGCTCTGCCCCCGCAGGTGGGAGCCGGGTCCGAGGGCGGCACAGGGCGGGCACCCCCTCGCCTTCGCGTGGCGCGGGCAGGACCTTCATGTTTAGGGCTCCTTCCGTCACACGGGAGCACTGACCGCGCCTTGGCCCGGGAAGTGCCTGCCTTCACGTCCATTTCTCAGACGGGCAAGGCGAGGCCGAGTCACGTGGCTCCCGGGAGGGCCTCCCCTAGCGGCCCCGGCTCCCGGGGTCCCTGCCCTTCCTCTCTCCGCCCCCCAGACTTCTCCCGGACACTGTGATCtggtgtcccccccccccccgggaagTGGGACCATTGGGGGGTCCGGGTCCTGGCCCTTACCCTGCCTCGGTGTGCCGCTCTCCTGGTTCCTTGggcctcctccaggaagcccccGGGCCCGAGGAGGAGTCACTGGAGGTGGGGTCGGGATCTCCGATTGTGGAGCATCTCTCACCTGGTGGGGGCGGGGAGGCTTTAATTGGCTAGAAtccaggaaggggagagagggaaatagaGGAAACGGACCCTCGGAGCTTCCTGGGAAAGTGGGCGGGGTTGGGCGGGGCAGGTGCTCCTGGGGATGAGCCCCCTCCTCCCTGGGCTGGAGTGAGGATCGGTGAGGTAACTGAAGCCCTGAGCTCAGGCCTGGCGCACAGTAGGTGGTTCACGGAGGCCTCTCTCACCGCGGGCCCTTGTCTTTTCCCTTGCAGAAGCCGGCCCACTTCATCTACTGCCTGGACTCGGGGTTGGCCGTGGGGAAGGGGGAGTCGGAATTTGCGGGCTGGGCCTTTCCCTTCCCGGGAGTGACCCTGATAAAGGACTTCGTCAGCGCCCAGGAGGAGGCCGAGCTGGTGCGCCTCATGGACCAGGATGCCTGGAAACTCTCCCAGTCTGGAAGAAGGAAACAGGTACGGATGCGGGGCGTCTCTGTGAGGAGCGGAAGCGGCCACAGCTCCCGGGGCAGTcgctcccccttccttctttagGGTCCGCTGGCTGGGATGGAGGCCTTGCCGGGTGTGCGGAGAGCGGCGCCCTCTCCTGAGGCGCCTTCAGGGGGATCCTCCCCGTCAGAAAGATTTCCAGCCTGAAACCCCCGATCTCATCTGCAGAGGCTCGTCCCCAACAAGCCAGGGCCGCGATGGCCGCAGTGACCGTCTCCTGAGCGGGCAGAGAACCCAAGCGCGGGGTTAAACATCCCTCTAATTAGGAAACGGCTGCCTGCTCAAGTGACCGTCCCCGTTCCTCTCCTCTCTACAGGACTACGGCCCCAGAGTCAATTTCAGGAAACAGAAGCTGAGGCCCGGCAGCTTCGATGGGCTGCCCAGCTTCAGCCGGGAGATCGTGCGGAGGATGGGGACCTACCCCGTGCTGGAGCGGTTCCTGCCGGTGGAACAGTGTAACCTGGACTACCACCCCGAACGGGGCTCCGCCATCGACCCCCACTTGGATGACTCGTGGCTCTGGGGAGAACGGCTAGTCAGCCTCAATCTGCTCTCCGCGACCGTGCTGTCCATGTCTCAGGACTCGGGGGAGACACTTCAGTTACTTTCTGTGGCCCAGCCGACAACAAGGAGCCCTGGGCCAGATGACCTCAAGGTGGGAGACCCCACGGATTCCCCGAGCACCAGATCTGTTCCCTGTGACCAGGTGGAAGTGGCCATTCACCTACCTGCCAGGTCCCTGCTCGTGTTGTCCGGAGCTGCCCGCTACCAGTGGAAACACGCCATCCACCGCCAGCACATCGAGAGCCACCGAATCTGCGCCACCTTTCGGGAGCTGTCAGCTGAGTTCTGTCCTGGAGGAAAGCAGGGAGAGCTGGGGCAGGAGCTCCTGGAAATAGCTCTCTCGTTCCAGGGAAAACCCGTGTGAGCAGCCCAGAGGAAGGGAGCCGGCCCGGAACTGTCAGGAAACGAATCCAGGACCTGTCGGTGCTGCTCTGCCTGGACGGGTGGGATTCCTAACAGGAGAACTCATCCAAATTGGGCTGCGAAATTTTAAGAAAAGTGCACCCGGAGCCCTGCTGTCAAAGGGGGCGTGGTCCGGCCTGCCCGGTTGTCCCGGCTCTTTGGGAATTCTCATCTTCCAAGGCCTGAGGGTCCTGAATGGTGGAGCTGGGGAGGGCAGCAAGGATGGTGATGAGGCAGCCTGGCTTCTGCAGGTCTACAGCCCACTCCCGACCTGGCTCAACTGAGAAGATTTGACCCTCAAATCTTTGCCTGTGAAAGTTTCCATGGGTGAAAAAGGCCCCATCTAATTATATCTACTTCACCCAAATCAACGTAAGACTAGTGGGGTCATTCTAAATATATGCAGCATTCCATGGGAAAATGATCTGTGTCATTAAACGTATATTTTCTTAAACTCTGAGGTGGTGATGGAAGGGAGGACTGTCTGGCCTCCGTTCTTTGAGTGGCAGACTTGCTGCTGGCGCAGGCACCCCGTTCTGAAACAGGGCAGGGTGGCCCACCTTGTACCACGATGCTTTTGTAAGAGGGTAGACCCAGCAGCCTGAGCTAGAGGCCCCCATTCCTGGCAGAGTAGGACGTCAATAATGATGTTCCCATGTGCTGGGCGGTACCACACACGCCCCTCTGCACACAGGACAGTGAGGGTGCCCATCCAGCAGAGAAAGTCTCGTAGAGACTTAAAAGATTCAGAACCGGCTGCTTCTGGGGACAAGCAGCTCCAAGGCCTGCTGAGCTCTTTCGTGCAGCCCAGTGTCCTGCAGAACACTGGGCTCTGGAAACCCCAAAGAGCCGAGGCGGCTGGGACGTCCCCATGCTGTCCACTTGGGTTTTACCTTAATTTGTGCCCCTGGGAATCTAGCCCACATTGCTATCAGCATGCTCTCATACCAAAAGGCTATTGTGTTTAATCCCATATCACGTTCCTACAGATCTATTTTAACATTTTAGAATTCCCATTTTCTAAGGTGgaaattctaatatttttttatgAACTCAAAAGTATAATAAATCAGCAATACAAAATTCTGTATTAAGAATTGAGAGGCCGTAAAGGTCATTCACCCCAGTCCTCTCATTTGCCAGATTAGGGGGTAAATCTGAGGGCCCCCAGCTAGTCCTCAGTAGAGTTAGAATTAGGACCccaaatttgtaaagtgctctcaTTCACTTATCTTCACCACTTCCTCTTGGCCTTCTACAGAATGCCATTCTATTCTGACGTAAGGACATGATAATTCATTTTGTCCTGTGCCTTCTATTccagaaaactaaagaaaatagttttgtttatttgctttgaattccaaatttggGCACAGGCTAACCAATGAGAATTGTTCAAAGTAAGTTGGGATTCTTTGGATCCCCTGCCGCAAGGGTACTTCTGTGCCTTTGCCCGGCGCTGTGAGGGTATTTCGGTTCCCATACAAGAACCCCCTAGGGGTTCTTCCAGACTGAAATAGTCACAGGAAATTAGCCCAATCCCGGCCTTCAAGACCCCAGGGGAACCAAAGTAGTTCTAGAGACAAACCTAAAGGTCATCATGTCAGCATTGGGTTTTAAGTGACTTGGGGGGATCCAGATTGAACTATGGAGTGTAATTTAAAATTGGGGTTCTTAATATAGGGCCTGGAtttgtttaaaactttttttggctACTTTGTGTAGTCAACAaagttggtttcctttgtaacgTTCAATAGTTTATCTTAAGCATTTGTAAATGTAGTTCTAAGAAGGGGGCCGTGCCATTAACAAAATCAAGACCCCCTGTTCTCGAGCATCTGGGACCAACAGTTTGGCCCTACAGCCAATTCCCTGGGTCTCATTCTAATCCTGGCTAGATGGACATCATCCCAGACTCTAGTCTAGCCTAACCTATGCTAGAGTAACCTCAGGAGTTGCACTACTAAATGCAATATGCCCGTGTCCCCCTCTTCCTCATACTTGAGGTCCCCCTTCTATTCAGGTTGGGCTATTTTGGGGGTAgcataacaaaacaaataattatctGCCTCATagctttcccctcttctcccaagGAGAAAAAGGCTAATTCAGCTCTTGTACAAAACACTAACCCTTTTCTCAAATGAGTTTATAAATGATATTGCCCACTATTTTCCTACATGCTAAATTTCCCCCAGTACAGGTTAGAATGTTAAAGAGAAGCCTTGGACTACCCACCCCACCCCAGAGATGGAActgagaggggaggaggaaggacaatgatttgcccagtgtcttGGGGGTCCGAACTTGAGTCCGTGGCTCCTGACATCCTGTTCTAGCTGTCAGTGTCCCAAAAAGTAAAGCTTCAAACAACCTTCCCTATTATTAAAATTCTATCCATCACTGAGTTGATTATATGGTTCCCACTCAACTGGGTTAGAAGTGAGAGAAGCCCCCATCCCACACCACCCGGTTAGAGGTCGTGGTGCACCCATTCCATACCCACCAATGGTTGCCCACAGTCTCGGGAGCTGGAGTTTCCTTCCATAGGCTCTTCAGCTTTGCCTTTTGTTGAATGTCAATCCCTTCTGCAGTCCCGGATAATGGGGTGGAGACAGCCCGGGTTTAGGTCAATCACAGTCAGCATCACTTTGGTTTGGGGAAAGATGTCCCTCTTTGTACAATAGGAATGGAGCCATCTCTGAGGCGTGGAATTAAGAGTGTAAGACTTTTTAAGGCAGTCAGGCAAAAGATTTCCATTGAGGAGGATCCAGGGGTCCTTAAGAGACGGGTTAATAAACATGTTCTTGGGATGAATAGGCAGTCCTTGGCCCCAGGGGACGGGCCTCCAAAGGTCACAACCATCCCCACAATTCTGAGTCCGATTCTGAGTCCGGATCCTTAAAACTACACAAAAGGGGACAAGCTTTTTATAGCTTCAGTTATTTATTTGGCCCACATGGGAGAGGGATTGTGTACAATATATAAGCTTTACACGATTTCCATGCACTGAATAAGACTAAAGCCACCCAAAGGAGGTATAAGGATCTGTCCAAGTGCCAGCTTTAGGCCTCTGAGGCCGAACCATTATGGTATAAAAGAAGAATTCAAGAGATAATGTAATTATTGTTGGGATGCTTAAAAACATTTGGTCTTCTTGGGGCCTAAAATAGGAATGGGTGAATTTTGAAACTCTGAGGTGCTCAGATTCGGGGTCATCTCGAAATACTGGAGCATTAATGTTTGACAGGCACTGGGAAGGCCAGGACAGAGGAGGAGCTCTGGTGCCAGGatttaattagaaaatagtaGGCCAGGCTGCTCTCTGAGCCTCAGGGGAGCTGAGCCTGGATTTGAGTTTAGTACAAACAAGTACAGGGAGACACCTCCCCTCCCATGCTCCTCAGGGAGGAACCCAGCAGCAGCCCCGAGCCTCCAGAGCAGTCCAAGGACTGAAGGAGTAGGCACAATGCAAAGGGTCAATCAACtgataagcatttatgaagccccCTACTGTGCCCACAGTAATTCTTGTGACCTTCCTTAAACAACACCCAGCTTCTGAGAACTCAGAATTTCTCCCCCATTttttgtcaagattttttttttttccactttatttagAGATAGTCATAGCTGGTTCTCTAATCTCTTAAGACTTTTTCCACTCCtgatccctttttgcctgagaaattttatgCAACTCTGGGTACACAGGTGTATAAATCACACATTTACttgtaattttgcaacccccacattcagttgcaAGACCCCACATAGAGCAACCCAAGTTAAAGCAGCAGGACTAACCCCCATGTTGAGTTACAAGACCCCACATGGGGTCTCCAACCAGAGCTGAAGAAGTTGGGCTCCAGCCAGTGCGGTAGTCAGTTCTGTGCACATATCAGCTCTTCATCTCTTCTGCATAAAACCCTGAGAACCTTCAGGAGCAATATGAAGCACTTCTGAAGCTGGAAGGGGAGCCCTGTGGTGCCCCAACTCCTGGGCCCTCCATGGCGGAGGAGATGGCACCTCTTCAGGGGCATTGCTGCTACTCCATATTTATTACTAGCTGGATCCAAGTCAAAAATCTAGATGACAATAAATTTTAGAAGGGTCTTAAGGTCAACTTTGGCCagaaaatggacttttttttttttttaaagcctgcaGCAGCTCAGAGCTGTCCAGCTTATGGTCCACTTGGTGCCTGTGGCCAGGCCACGGGCCATGGGTTTGGCCTTCCCTTTGGCTCCCAATGATCAGATCCCTTGTGGAGAGGAGCCAGAACTCTTCCCTCTCGATTCTCTTCAGGCATCGTTGTACAAAATGCAAAGCTGTCTTCGTGCATGGATCTCAGGTTACAGAGTCTTAGAAAGCTTACGAGAGTAAATCAAGCACGTTCGAGATGAAAGAGCACAGATTCAACTGAAACACAGAGAAAGTCTAAAGAGCATGCAGAGCAGTGTCCCCATCTCACGATCTGTCTTCAGCTCAATGGGATCGCTCAGGCCCTCGAGGACAGCCAGATGGTGACCAACGCTGGGCACCTTGGCTAGGCAGGCGGGCTGGGCCTGCCCTCGGACCTCAGCATGCCTGTTGCAGCCTTCAG
The Sminthopsis crassicaudata isolate SCR6 chromosome 4, ASM4859323v1, whole genome shotgun sequence genome window above contains:
- the ALKBH4 gene encoding alpha-ketoglutarate-dependent dioxygenase alkB homolog 4, whose protein sequence is MAAAAAGEESRGDRGARPRDCGCKGVRSCLLCERERGGGVSGALPPQKPAHFIYCLDSGLAVGKGESEFAGWAFPFPGVTLIKDFVSAQEEAELVRLMDQDAWKLSQSGRRKQDYGPRVNFRKQKLRPGSFDGLPSFSREIVRRMGTYPVLERFLPVEQCNLDYHPERGSAIDPHLDDSWLWGERLVSLNLLSATVLSMSQDSGETLQLLSVAQPTTRSPGPDDLKVGDPTDSPSTRSVPCDQVEVAIHLPARSLLVLSGAARYQWKHAIHRQHIESHRICATFRELSAEFCPGGKQGELGQELLEIALSFQGKPV